A single window of Mycolicibacterium madagascariense DNA harbors:
- a CDS encoding GAP family protein yields MLGLLLPLLGFAFLDSLNVLNLGVTSAVVYDSRLSRRSALPGGLSFVAGVFVATATFGMLTVLGIDFVTDRTELTVTPTIRYWGQLILGVVLVAVASVSGSARPAAPPWALNLTRRNPWLFAIVGLVIGVGQAVTSVPYLTSLTMVSARNLPPTLWPMIVLAYCALALVPSLTVLALSTQRTLRARRIQRAIVRVTTRYGPITVRILFCAIGIALVVDALLHYRMLS; encoded by the coding sequence ATGCTCGGACTCCTCCTTCCCCTCCTGGGCTTCGCGTTCCTCGACTCGTTGAACGTGCTCAATCTGGGGGTGACGTCGGCGGTCGTCTACGACAGCAGGTTGAGCCGCAGGTCAGCGTTGCCCGGTGGCCTGAGCTTCGTGGCCGGCGTGTTCGTCGCCACCGCCACGTTCGGCATGCTGACCGTGCTGGGCATCGACTTCGTCACCGACCGGACCGAGCTCACGGTGACGCCCACCATCCGCTACTGGGGACAGCTGATCCTCGGCGTCGTCTTGGTCGCCGTGGCGAGCGTCTCCGGCTCGGCGCGACCCGCTGCACCCCCGTGGGCGCTGAATCTGACCCGCCGCAACCCGTGGCTGTTCGCCATCGTCGGCCTGGTGATCGGCGTCGGCCAGGCGGTCACGTCGGTGCCCTACCTGACGTCACTGACCATGGTCTCGGCGCGCAACCTGCCGCCGACGCTGTGGCCGATGATCGTCCTCGCCTACTGCGCCCTGGCGCTGGTGCCGTCGCTCACGGTGTTGGCGCTCTCGACGCAGCGGACGCTGAGGGCCAGGCGCATACAACGGGCCATCGTCAGGGTGACGACGCGCTACGGTCCGATCACCGTGCGAATCCTGTTCTGCGCCATTGGGATAGCACTGGTGGTCGACGCGCTGCTGCACTACCGGATGCTGTCGTGA
- a CDS encoding acyl-CoA dehydrogenase family protein — protein MAEKLADQPENIAEKLAETVADEPRAEFMFTDEQQELLAAVRRFCAENFDEQTVRRLMESDPPFDAKTWQRLGTELGVLGLSVPEADGGVGGTLVDQAVAVEELGAALACGPFFGTVYLAIPALVAASSSPVRDEVLAELVEGRRTAAFAVRDRAGDLDTTVTVTATPAGEDWALSGTVEWVVDAGAADDLLVAAAGPNGLGLFVVDAAAAGVERTPLRTVDLTRPQATISLSDAPARLVAGPDEAARVISHALHVGAALLATEQVGAAQHILDVAVQYAKDRLQFGRPIGSFQAVKHRLADMMVDLEHARSTAYHAVWALSEGSDDPALAASIAQATCSAAFSRIAADAIQTLGGIGFTWEHQAHLYFKRATVDAALLGSAEEHRSRVAAMVLDTASPEKMPRIDDGTA, from the coding sequence GTGGCTGAGAAGCTTGCGGATCAGCCCGAAAATATTGCTGAGAAGCTTGCGGAGACTGTGGCGGACGAACCGCGCGCCGAGTTCATGTTCACCGACGAACAGCAGGAGCTGCTGGCCGCGGTGCGCCGCTTCTGCGCAGAGAACTTCGACGAGCAGACCGTGCGTCGGCTCATGGAGTCCGACCCGCCGTTCGACGCCAAGACGTGGCAGCGGTTGGGCACTGAGCTTGGCGTGCTTGGTCTTTCGGTCCCCGAGGCCGACGGCGGGGTCGGCGGCACCCTCGTCGATCAGGCCGTGGCGGTCGAGGAGCTCGGCGCTGCGCTCGCGTGCGGCCCGTTCTTCGGCACGGTGTACCTCGCGATCCCTGCATTGGTGGCCGCCTCGTCGAGTCCGGTGCGTGACGAGGTGCTCGCCGAACTCGTCGAGGGTCGGCGCACCGCGGCGTTCGCCGTGCGCGACCGCGCGGGTGATCTCGACACGACGGTCACGGTGACGGCCACGCCCGCCGGCGAGGACTGGGCGCTGAGCGGCACCGTCGAGTGGGTGGTCGATGCGGGGGCGGCCGACGATCTCCTGGTCGCCGCCGCGGGCCCAAATGGCTTGGGGCTCTTCGTCGTCGACGCCGCGGCAGCAGGAGTGGAGCGCACGCCGCTGCGCACGGTCGACCTGACCAGGCCGCAGGCCACGATCAGCCTGTCCGACGCGCCCGCACGGCTGGTCGCCGGACCCGACGAGGCCGCCCGCGTGATCAGCCACGCCCTGCACGTCGGCGCGGCACTGCTCGCGACCGAACAGGTCGGCGCCGCGCAGCACATCCTCGACGTGGCGGTGCAGTACGCGAAGGACCGCCTGCAGTTCGGTAGGCCCATCGGTTCCTTCCAGGCCGTGAAGCACCGACTCGCGGACATGATGGTGGACCTCGAACACGCGCGGTCGACGGCGTATCACGCCGTGTGGGCGCTGTCGGAGGGCTCCGACGACCCGGCGCTGGCGGCCAGCATCGCGCAGGCGACGTGTTCGGCGGCGTTCAGCCGGATCGCCGCCGACGCCATTCAGACCCTCGGCGGCATCGGCTTCACGTGGGAACACCAGGCGCATCTGTACTTCAAGCGGGCCACCGTCGACGCCGCCCTGCTCGGCAGCGCCGAGGAACACCGGTCGCGCGTCGCGGCGATGGTGCTCGACACGGCGTCGCCGGAGAAGATGCCGCGCATCGACGACGGCACCGCGTAG
- a CDS encoding acyl-CoA dehydrogenase family protein, producing the protein MSNVADSDRVAALAREVVADHDPKSVPIQEFLGACYDAGLSWVHFPEGLGGLNVSRGNQAVADRVLQGAGGPVPLGLNPMGYGMAAPTIREHAQSEDVKRQWLRPLATTEDIWCQLFSEPGAGSDLAGLATSAVPDGDEWVINGQKVWTSLAHRARWGLLLARTNPDVPKHKGLTYFVIDMHAPGVQTRPLRQLTGQAEFNEVYFTDARIPDAHRLGGVGNGWAVAMTTLMNERSALGGSGSRRGAGTISEAVSLWAARPERQTPVLRDRLSQLWLRSEAQRLTSERSRVSATVGGPGPEGSIGKLVGAELNQHIYQFCIDLLGPEAILYHKYATPEGDRAESDWRGSIQQRYLRSRANTIEGGTSDVMRNILGERVLGLPGDLRADAGMPWKEVPRG; encoded by the coding sequence ATGAGCAACGTTGCTGATTCCGATCGAGTGGCCGCACTGGCGCGCGAGGTCGTGGCCGACCACGATCCGAAGTCGGTCCCCATCCAGGAGTTCCTCGGCGCCTGCTACGACGCCGGGCTGTCCTGGGTGCACTTCCCCGAAGGGCTTGGGGGACTCAATGTTTCGCGAGGCAACCAGGCCGTCGCAGATCGCGTCCTGCAGGGTGCCGGCGGGCCGGTCCCGCTCGGACTCAACCCCATGGGCTACGGCATGGCCGCCCCGACGATCCGCGAGCACGCGCAGTCCGAGGACGTGAAGCGGCAGTGGTTGCGTCCACTGGCCACCACCGAGGACATCTGGTGTCAGCTGTTCTCCGAGCCGGGCGCGGGCAGTGACCTCGCCGGTCTCGCGACGTCAGCCGTGCCCGACGGCGACGAGTGGGTGATCAACGGGCAGAAGGTCTGGACCAGCCTGGCCCACCGCGCGCGCTGGGGTCTGCTCCTGGCGCGCACGAACCCGGACGTCCCAAAGCACAAGGGGCTCACCTACTTCGTCATCGACATGCATGCCCCCGGCGTGCAGACGCGCCCGCTGCGTCAGCTCACCGGACAGGCGGAGTTCAACGAGGTGTACTTCACCGACGCCCGCATTCCGGACGCGCATCGGCTCGGCGGGGTCGGCAACGGCTGGGCCGTCGCGATGACGACGTTGATGAACGAGCGCAGCGCCCTCGGCGGCAGCGGGAGTCGCCGCGGTGCGGGCACGATCTCCGAGGCGGTCTCGCTGTGGGCGGCGCGGCCGGAACGGCAGACGCCGGTCCTGCGCGACCGGCTGAGTCAGCTGTGGCTGCGGTCGGAGGCGCAGCGTCTGACGTCGGAGCGGTCGCGCGTCTCGGCCACGGTCGGTGGCCCGGGCCCCGAAGGGTCGATCGGCAAGCTCGTCGGCGCCGAACTGAACCAGCACATCTACCAGTTCTGCATAGATCTCCTTGGGCCAGAGGCGATTCTATATCACAAGTACGCCACGCCGGAGGGTGACCGCGCGGAGTCCGACTGGCGCGGCTCGATCCAGCAGCGATATCTGCGCAGCCGCGCCAACACCATCGAAGGGGGAACGTCGGACGTGATGCGCAACATTCTGGGCGAGCGGGTGCTCGGCCTGCCCGGTGATCTGCGTGCCGATGCGGGCATGCCGTGGAAGGAGGTCCCGCGTGGCTGA
- a CDS encoding UDP-glucose dehydrogenase family protein, producing MRLTVFGLGYLGLTHAVCMAELGHEVLGVEVDEAKVARLQAGDVPFYEPGLADLLTKHLDTGLLVISTSYRQAAEWGDVFFIAVGTPQKKGESAADLRYVEAVVDNLAPLVDRDVLVLGKSTVPVGTCAKLVERVRARSQGADIEIAWNPEFLREGFAIEDTLQPDRIVLGRRPSGRAEALTRELYADILRHDTPFILTDPETAELVKVSANAFLATKISFINAIAEVCEAVGADVRAVADAIGYDARIGRRYLNAGIGFGGGCLPKDIRAFMARAGELGASEALTFLREVDNVNMRRRTRMVDVVRGACHGSLLGVNVGILGAAFKPDSDDVRDSPALNVAGQLQLQGASVTVYDPKAIENSKAIFPTLSYAASADDACENADVVMVLTEWPEFVRIDPDDLSALVRTKTIVDGRLCLDRQRWSGCGWTYLT from the coding sequence GTGCGTCTGACGGTATTCGGATTGGGTTATCTGGGTCTGACACACGCCGTGTGCATGGCCGAGCTCGGTCACGAAGTCCTCGGCGTCGAGGTCGACGAGGCGAAGGTGGCGCGGCTGCAGGCGGGCGACGTGCCGTTCTACGAACCCGGCCTCGCCGACCTGCTGACCAAGCACCTCGACACCGGTCTGCTGGTGATCTCGACGAGCTACCGGCAGGCCGCCGAGTGGGGCGACGTGTTCTTCATCGCCGTCGGCACCCCGCAGAAGAAGGGGGAGTCCGCGGCCGACCTCCGCTACGTCGAGGCCGTGGTGGACAACCTGGCGCCGCTGGTCGACCGCGACGTCCTCGTCCTTGGCAAGTCCACCGTCCCGGTGGGCACGTGCGCCAAGCTCGTCGAGCGCGTCCGGGCTCGATCCCAGGGCGCCGACATCGAGATCGCGTGGAACCCCGAGTTCCTCCGCGAGGGGTTCGCGATCGAGGACACGCTGCAGCCCGATCGCATCGTCCTGGGCCGGCGTCCGTCGGGTCGAGCGGAGGCGCTCACCCGCGAGCTCTACGCCGACATCCTGCGCCACGACACGCCTTTCATCCTCACCGATCCCGAGACGGCCGAGTTGGTGAAGGTGTCGGCCAACGCGTTCCTGGCCACCAAGATCTCGTTCATCAACGCGATCGCCGAGGTGTGCGAGGCCGTCGGCGCGGACGTCCGGGCCGTCGCCGACGCCATCGGGTACGACGCCCGCATCGGCCGCCGCTATCTGAACGCGGGCATCGGTTTCGGCGGTGGCTGCCTCCCCAAGGACATTCGGGCGTTCATGGCGCGCGCCGGCGAACTCGGGGCGTCGGAGGCGCTGACGTTCCTGCGCGAGGTCGACAACGTCAACATGCGGCGGCGCACCCGGATGGTCGACGTGGTGCGCGGCGCCTGTCACGGCTCGCTGCTCGGGGTCAACGTCGGCATCCTCGGGGCGGCGTTCAAGCCCGACTCCGACGACGTCCGGGATTCCCCCGCGCTCAACGTCGCCGGGCAGCTGCAACTCCAGGGTGCCTCGGTGACGGTGTACGACCCCAAGGCGATCGAGAACTCCAAGGCCATCTTTCCGACGCTGTCCTACGCGGCCTCGGCTGACGACGCGTGCGAGAACGCCGACGTGGTGATGGTGTTGACGGAGTGGCCGGAGTTCGTCCGCATCGACCCCGACGACCTGAGCGCGCTCGTCAGGACGAAGACGATCGTCGACGGTCGGCTGTGTCTGGACCGGCAGCGTTGGTCGGGCTGCGGGTGGACCTACCTGACCTGA
- a CDS encoding glycosyltransferase, translated as MGAGPLTRASGPDGVPTRALRIAIIAHNRFPIRQPFPGGLESYVWYLVRALAARGHSVTLFAAPHSDLGAADAPFDVDVRPIGTKIRPQWQAPVPDHRDYLALMRTLIDDGGASFDVVHNHAYHYWPILLAARLRVPMLTTLHTAPVLWLKSAIRASGGRGSRFASVSESAAELWRDVVDDVMVVNGGVRVSDWPAGPGGSHLVWFGRITPEKGPHAAIDAARRAGMPLRLAGPIYDERYFRRKVRPHLGGDVTYVGHLGQPQLAELVGGAAAALITPCWDEAFGLVVAEAMSCGTPVIAFDRGAIRHLVTPDVGRVVAPGDTAAMAAAVADVATLSRDRVRSHAVTHTSDDASIERYLGIYRSLIEEGPSSSPTDGSPSLPRFFATLGRTAVADGIAGVARRLAQVR; from the coding sequence ATGGGCGCCGGTCCGCTGACCCGGGCCAGCGGGCCCGACGGGGTGCCGACGCGCGCGCTGCGCATTGCGATCATCGCGCACAACCGATTTCCCATTCGTCAGCCCTTTCCCGGGGGCCTGGAGTCCTACGTCTGGTACCTCGTCCGCGCGCTCGCCGCGCGTGGGCACTCCGTGACGCTGTTCGCCGCTCCGCACTCCGACCTGGGCGCGGCGGACGCGCCGTTCGACGTCGACGTCCGCCCGATCGGCACGAAGATCCGTCCGCAGTGGCAGGCCCCGGTCCCCGATCACCGCGACTACCTCGCACTGATGCGAACGCTGATCGACGACGGCGGAGCCTCATTCGACGTCGTGCACAACCACGCCTACCACTACTGGCCCATCCTGCTGGCAGCGCGCCTGCGCGTGCCGATGCTGACGACGCTGCACACGGCTCCGGTGCTGTGGCTGAAGTCGGCGATCCGGGCCAGCGGCGGGCGGGGCAGCCGCTTCGCGTCGGTGAGCGAGTCCGCCGCCGAGCTGTGGCGTGACGTCGTCGACGACGTCATGGTGGTGAATGGCGGTGTCCGCGTGAGTGATTGGCCGGCCGGCCCGGGCGGTTCACATCTCGTGTGGTTCGGCCGCATCACCCCGGAGAAGGGGCCGCACGCCGCCATCGACGCGGCCCGCCGGGCGGGCATGCCACTACGGCTGGCCGGGCCGATCTACGACGAACGGTACTTCCGCCGCAAGGTCCGCCCGCACCTCGGCGGTGACGTCACCTACGTCGGGCACCTCGGCCAGCCGCAACTGGCGGAGCTCGTCGGAGGGGCTGCCGCCGCGTTGATCACCCCCTGCTGGGACGAGGCCTTCGGTCTGGTCGTCGCCGAGGCCATGTCGTGCGGCACCCCGGTGATCGCCTTCGACCGCGGCGCGATACGCCACCTGGTCACCCCCGACGTCGGCCGGGTCGTCGCGCCGGGCGACACCGCGGCGATGGCGGCGGCCGTCGCCGACGTCGCGACGCTGTCCCGCGACCGGGTGCGCAGCCACGCCGTGACCCACACGTCGGACGACGCGAGCATCGAGCGTTACCTCGGCATCTACCGGAGCCTCATCGAGGAGGGCCCGTCGTCGTCTCCGACGGACGGCTCGCCATCTCTACCCAGGTTCTTCGCCACGCTGGGCCGGACGGCCGTCGCGGACGGCATCGCCGGGGTGGCCCGACGACTGGCTCAGGTCAGGTAG
- a CDS encoding glycosyltransferase, whose translation MGLNTVSTISFVVPTLNEIQTIERTLQCLAGYSGRHQIIVSDGNSTDGTIEVCRRYADEVVVYDGAARQTIGMARNMGAALASGDFIVFVDADVVIDDVDAFFATAFDEFERRPDVVGLTCRYRVFREASTFFDRYVFFTLGLQFGLQNNVFHIGGSGGEFMMITAHAFKQVEGFDERLAASEDMDLFRRLSKIGRTRFTNRLTVWHTGRRAHAVGWPRLLLSWFSNSVSVFLFRRSTSREWAPVR comes from the coding sequence ATGGGGTTGAACACCGTGTCGACGATTTCGTTCGTCGTCCCGACGCTCAACGAGATACAGACCATCGAGAGAACTCTGCAGTGCCTGGCCGGGTATTCCGGTCGGCACCAGATCATCGTCTCCGACGGCAACAGCACCGACGGCACCATCGAGGTCTGCCGCCGCTACGCCGACGAGGTGGTCGTCTACGACGGTGCGGCCAGGCAGACCATCGGCATGGCCAGGAACATGGGTGCGGCGCTCGCCAGCGGTGACTTCATCGTGTTCGTCGACGCCGACGTCGTGATCGACGACGTCGACGCCTTCTTCGCGACCGCCTTCGACGAGTTCGAACGTCGTCCCGACGTGGTGGGACTGACTTGCCGCTACCGGGTGTTCCGCGAGGCGAGCACGTTCTTCGATCGCTACGTGTTCTTCACCCTCGGCCTGCAATTCGGGTTGCAGAACAACGTGTTTCACATCGGTGGCTCGGGCGGGGAGTTCATGATGATCACCGCCCATGCCTTCAAGCAGGTCGAGGGTTTCGACGAGCGGCTCGCGGCGTCGGAGGACATGGACCTGTTCCGCAGGCTGTCGAAGATCGGTCGGACGCGCTTCACCAACCGCCTGACGGTGTGGCACACCGGACGTCGTGCGCACGCCGTGGGATGGCCCCGCCTGCTGCTGAGTTGGTTCTCCAACTCCGTGTCGGTGTTCCTGTTCCGCAGATCCACCAGTCGGGAATGGGCGCCGGTCCGCTGA
- a CDS encoding ABC transporter permease, whose protein sequence is MKTSPAQRHSILGESWVFATRLFLQWRRYPMVPMQAVLFPALLLVVYSLLIGKSMVRLTGSTSLDLLIPVCAVAGGMSGALGAGMAMPYDRNTGLLTRMWMMPVHRASALTGTLLAEGLRTLAATAVITGTGVALGFRFEGNVLALLVYLFIPVLLVVSFATVVITMGLSSSGKTVLPWLSTATMGLALACTAPVHALPAAVRPLAQYQPIAPMVAAMRALSTGSGDVTKPLLLTLAWVVVLGAVFGPIAARGYRNAAESGNVGD, encoded by the coding sequence ATGAAGACCTCACCGGCCCAACGGCATTCGATACTCGGCGAGAGCTGGGTCTTCGCGACGCGACTGTTCCTGCAGTGGCGTCGCTACCCCATGGTGCCGATGCAGGCGGTGCTCTTTCCCGCGCTGCTGCTGGTCGTCTACAGCCTGCTGATCGGCAAGTCGATGGTGAGGCTGACCGGCAGCACCAGCCTCGACCTGTTGATCCCGGTGTGCGCCGTCGCCGGCGGGATGTCCGGCGCACTCGGGGCCGGCATGGCCATGCCCTATGACCGCAACACCGGGCTGCTCACCCGCATGTGGATGATGCCCGTCCACCGGGCCAGTGCGCTCACCGGAACCCTGCTCGCGGAGGGCCTTCGGACGTTGGCCGCGACGGCCGTCATCACCGGCACCGGCGTCGCGCTGGGCTTCCGGTTCGAGGGCAACGTCCTGGCGCTGCTGGTCTACCTGTTCATCCCCGTGCTCCTGGTGGTGTCCTTCGCCACCGTCGTCATCACGATGGGCCTGTCGTCCAGCGGCAAGACGGTGCTCCCCTGGCTGAGTACGGCCACCATGGGGCTCGCGCTGGCGTGCACGGCTCCGGTCCACGCCCTCCCGGCCGCGGTACGGCCCCTGGCGCAGTATCAACCGATCGCGCCGATGGTCGCGGCCATGCGTGCGCTGTCGACCGGCTCGGGTGACGTCACCAAACCATTGCTGCTGACGCTGGCGTGGGTGGTCGTCCTGGGTGCGGTCTTCGGGCCGATCGCCGCGCGTGGCTACCGCAATGCCGCCGAATCGGGCAACGTCGGGGACTAG
- a CDS encoding ABC transporter permease, with product MNAIALLTGRILVSSRLDLVFAIVAPLIGLVGFTLLLRNVIATGQMSYSQYVLPAVVVQAMLFGALTTTDRAAFEKASGMSLRLRTLPISPYAGLSARMSYSAIRGTLALVASVVGAYLLGFRFTTGIGYAAAFVVLSLTLTLALSLGADATGAKAGRTEVASQLLLVPQLLLVLLSTGMAPLDSFPGWLHPFVRYQPISQITETLRGFTSGHVDAANLATSLGWCVALLAVCGTAAIRLQGRRE from the coding sequence GTGAACGCCATCGCCCTGCTGACGGGCCGCATCCTGGTGAGCAGTCGACTGGACCTGGTCTTCGCCATCGTGGCCCCCCTCATCGGGCTCGTCGGGTTCACGCTCCTGCTGCGAAACGTGATCGCCACCGGCCAGATGAGCTATTCGCAGTACGTGCTGCCCGCCGTCGTCGTGCAGGCGATGCTCTTCGGCGCCCTCACCACCACCGACCGGGCCGCCTTCGAGAAGGCCAGCGGCATGAGCCTGCGCCTGCGCACCCTGCCGATCTCGCCGTACGCCGGGCTCAGTGCGCGGATGTCCTATTCGGCCATCCGCGGCACGCTGGCCCTCGTCGCCTCCGTCGTCGGCGCCTATCTGCTCGGCTTCCGCTTCACCACCGGAATCGGTTACGCCGCAGCGTTCGTCGTGCTGTCGCTGACGCTGACGCTGGCACTGTCGCTGGGCGCCGACGCGACCGGCGCCAAGGCCGGCCGCACGGAGGTGGCCAGTCAGCTGCTGCTGGTCCCGCAGTTGCTACTCGTGCTGCTGTCGACGGGGATGGCGCCGCTGGACTCGTTCCCCGGCTGGCTGCATCCCTTCGTGCGCTACCAACCCATCTCGCAGATCACCGAGACCCTGCGCGGCTTCACCAGTGGCCACGTCGACGCCGCCAACCTCGCCACCAGCCTGGGCTGGTGCGTCGCACTGCTCGCGGTGTGCGGCACCGCGGCCATCCGCCTGCAGGGGCGTCGGGAATGA
- a CDS encoding ATP-binding cassette domain-containing protein produces MIELINVAKTFGGGVPALRDVSFSVPTGSVCALLGHNGAGKTTTVNILSTLVRPTSGRAIVAGYDVTDQPGRVRASIGVTGQDAALDVRLTGRENLVFFGRLRGLRHSQARARAEELIAQFDMGHAADRQVSGYSGGMRRRIDIAVSLVVTPKVLFLDEPTTGLDPRSRRDVWELVSSLSAQDITVLLTTQYLEEADILSDSIVILNAGQIVASGTSDELKSQTGVGYCQLTAVNPEDLRRIAAALADFEEVEVDTDAMTVAVPAPLGVATLSDVFRRVEGLGVPLIDISLRRPSLDEVFLHLTSPATRT; encoded by the coding sequence GTGATCGAGCTCATCAATGTTGCCAAGACGTTCGGCGGCGGGGTTCCTGCACTTCGGGACGTGAGCTTCAGCGTGCCGACGGGCTCGGTCTGCGCGTTGCTCGGACACAACGGCGCCGGTAAGACGACGACCGTGAACATCCTGTCGACCCTCGTCCGGCCCACGTCGGGCCGCGCCATCGTCGCGGGGTACGACGTCACCGACCAACCGGGCAGGGTGCGCGCGAGCATCGGCGTCACGGGTCAGGACGCCGCGCTCGACGTGCGGTTGACGGGTCGGGAGAACCTGGTGTTCTTCGGACGGTTGCGCGGGCTGCGGCACAGTCAGGCGCGAGCCCGCGCCGAGGAGCTGATCGCCCAGTTCGACATGGGCCACGCCGCCGATCGCCAGGTGAGCGGCTACTCGGGCGGGATGCGTCGCCGCATCGACATCGCCGTATCGCTGGTGGTGACCCCCAAGGTGCTGTTCCTCGACGAGCCGACCACCGGCCTCGACCCCCGCAGCCGCCGCGACGTGTGGGAGCTGGTCTCGTCGCTGTCCGCCCAGGACATCACGGTGCTGCTGACGACCCAGTACCTCGAGGAGGCCGACATCCTGAGCGACTCGATCGTCATCCTCAACGCGGGCCAGATCGTGGCGAGCGGGACGTCCGACGAGCTCAAGAGCCAGACCGGGGTGGGCTACTGCCAGCTGACGGCCGTCAACCCCGAGGACCTGCGGCGCATCGCCGCCGCGCTGGCCGACTTCGAGGAGGTCGAGGTCGACACCGACGCGATGACGGTCGCCGTGCCCGCCCCGCTCGGCGTCGCGACGCTGTCGGACGTCTTCCGCCGCGTCGAGGGCCTCGGCGTCCCGCTCATCGACATCTCCCTGCGGAGGCCCTCCCTCGACGAGGTGTTCCTGCACCTCACCTCGCCGGCCACCCGCACGTGA
- a CDS encoding DUF1295 domain-containing protein codes for MNKTRSLAIVTVAYVVALGVAAAWLTLGPSTGRPWLDALIADGLATLVVFGFSRGFHNSSFYDAYWSVVPPLLLCYWWSQAPPGVDRLRCWLVAIVVVLWAIRLTANWVYAFPGLHHEDWRYPKLKAQAGRFEPVADLFAIHLIPTCQVFLGMVPVYVAVTRPGAGLAWLSWVAFVIGLAAVALELVADVQMHRFVADRAPGAAMDRGLWSWSRHPNYFGEFSFWFAMALFGIAAAPADWWWLIIGAVAMLAMFLGASIPMMEERSLERRPAYQDVVDRVSRFVPRPPKRTALP; via the coding sequence ATGAACAAGACCCGGTCACTGGCGATCGTCACCGTCGCCTACGTCGTCGCGCTCGGCGTCGCGGCCGCATGGCTGACACTCGGCCCGAGCACGGGGCGGCCGTGGCTCGACGCGCTGATCGCCGACGGGCTCGCGACGCTCGTCGTGTTCGGCTTCAGCCGCGGCTTCCACAACTCCAGCTTCTACGACGCCTACTGGAGCGTGGTCCCGCCGCTGCTGCTCTGCTACTGGTGGAGTCAGGCACCCCCCGGCGTCGACCGGTTGCGCTGCTGGCTCGTCGCGATCGTCGTCGTGCTGTGGGCGATCCGCCTGACCGCCAACTGGGTCTACGCCTTCCCCGGGCTGCACCACGAGGACTGGCGCTATCCCAAGCTCAAGGCGCAGGCCGGACGGTTCGAACCCGTCGCGGACCTGTTCGCCATCCACCTCATCCCGACGTGCCAGGTGTTCCTCGGCATGGTGCCCGTGTACGTCGCGGTGACCCGACCGGGCGCCGGCCTCGCGTGGCTGAGCTGGGTGGCCTTCGTCATCGGATTGGCCGCGGTGGCACTGGAATTGGTCGCCGACGTGCAGATGCACCGGTTCGTCGCCGACCGCGCACCCGGTGCGGCGATGGACCGGGGACTGTGGAGCTGGTCGCGGCACCCGAACTACTTCGGCGAGTTCAGCTTCTGGTTCGCCATGGCGCTGTTCGGCATTGCGGCCGCCCCCGCGGACTGGTGGTGGCTCATCATCGGGGCCGTCGCGATGCTGGCGATGTTCCTCGGCGCGAGCATCCCCATGATGGAGGAACGCAGCCTCGAGCGGCGGCCTGCCTACCAGGACGTCGTCGACCGGGTGTCGCGGTTCGTGCCGCGGCCGCCCAAGAGGACCGCCCTGCCGTGA